The DNA window GGTGTCAGAAATTAAATAACATGTCAGAGATCATTTTATAGGTtcaagaaataatttttaaaaaaaatggacatatATTAATTACTCATGTGTGCTTTCTttgaaataaaggcaaaattattttttaggcaatagaaaaaatatccagcgtggaaaaaatatttcatcaatGATTCTTTGTACACTGAAATATTCTtagaaatacataaaagcaGTGCTTTGTACATTTAATTCTCTCACACAGTTTGTGGTTATGTCACTAGAATTAGGGGTGGGCGGATCAATGCCAAATTATCGATATTGAtgctacatttttgttttgaagagagATCCTAGTgtcaataaaccaaaaaaagggaTCCGGTTTTCTCTTCTTTGTTACCAATTTGTATTTTAGGAGTAAAACTGTGCAAACAGCAACGTTTTGTTGTCCTGAACACATCTACTGCATGTATTCTTTGCTTAGTTAAATAACATATCTGTCATGCACATGCAGTGCAACCTGACTAATTTAAAGCgaaaaataattgtgttttaggCTGAACGAAAAAGTAAAAGATCAGGAGAAACAAAACTTGGAGCTGCAACAGAAAagtagagaggaagagagaaatgCTTCAGTATCCAGAGCGCTGACGAGGAATATCCAGGTATATAGCactgaaatttatattttagttGAAACAGATCTTCATCTTTGCtcaatgttacattttcagACTATTGTTGTTTATCATTAGCTGTTCTGTTAGTTCATCAACAGGGGGTCCGCGACCCTTAAGGAgtcctcagagttactgcaggTGGGCCGCCACAtcattgacaaaagtttaaaaaattaaaattagtctgaaaatacacattaacttGATCAAACATAATGATATCAAAGAAAAATTggtaaaacttgaaaaaaaggtGTATAACTAATTTTCAACCAAAATGTCACGTACGTACCTCTGGTTTTACGCCTTAATAAGCgtagttaaataataaaaagtactgATATTGGCGATTCTGGCCCTTAATTACTTCGTATCTGAATGAcacagtatgtatttttttctgtttttggattgtgCAGCACTTTGGTCACCTGTTTTTGGATTGGAAACCAAACTTTGTTGTGTCGTCCGCCCCTGACCAGAATGCATTGAGCTTGATGGGTTGCAAAAGGTGCAAACTATTGTttggattggatttttttggactGGAGATCAAATTTTGCGGCATCGCCCACCCCTGACTAGAAAGCATTGACTATGAAAACCGCGTGTCGCCGCCGGCTGCGACAGCGTGCTCTGAGCTCGGCTCCGTCAGGCCGATCAGAGACTCCAGGAGGTAGGTGCTCGACTCGTACTGCGGCAAACTGACAGATCTGAAGAGCTGCAGGTGGCAAAAGCTGTCCGTCTGCCGGTGCACTTTGAACGAGCTGTGCAGAGGTCCGGAGGTGTAGTCGCTGTCGAAGAACTCGAGGTCCGAGTCGGAGGACAGACTCAGGTCCATGTACCTGCCTGAAAAATAGTCCACGGTCGGGGAGGGAGTTTTGGGGTAGCCCTCAAGGGAGTCGTCGTGCAAGAAGTCGGTGGCTTGGTTTGCGTTCTCGTCGAGGTAATCTGTCAGCGAGGTCCTGCTCATGTTGTCCGTGAACGTGTCGGCTGTTAGCGGTCCCAAAGTGTCGGCAGGTGAGCTGTACGTGTGCTGCTTCAGTGGTTCGACGTGTTTCATTTGGCTGCACATCGAGAAGTTATTATTCTCACAGATGCCGAGGGCGACATCGGGGAGATTCGGACTCCCGTTGAAGCGTCCTCCCGCGTCAGagtcagaggaggagcaggaggattCGGTCATGtcgctgctgcagctgttctCCTCCACCAACAACCGCTCAAAGTGAAAGGAAGGCGTGGCGGGCATGGTGAGAGGGAGACCGTCTTCCTCCATGCTGAAGCTGAAGGGGCAGCTCTTGTCCTGTGGACTCTGCACCGGATGAACCTCGTCCTGGTCCACGTACTCTTCAAGATCCTCCGGGAGTCCCGTCCGGTCCTCTCCGTTCAGCGTTTTATCGTGCAGTCGCCGCTCCAGTTCCAGTTTCATGACGGTGTGGATGTAATGAGTCTGCACGCGCCTGGCGTTGAACTCGATGCGCCCCTGAGTGTTTCCGCAGCCGTCCTTCGTGCAGCCGCATGGGAAGTTGAAGCGGTCCACCTGTGTGTAAACGACAGCAGGAAATCAGCACTGTGGGTCAAACACGGAATAATGACACCAGGATCTGAAGATACTAAGAAACAAGTGTAGCAGCACAACAACAACCTAACGTGAcagcaggcgggtttccatcgaagatttgtgcaaaaattaagctatattttcgaaatgtcaatAATACACAATTGCGGGATGACTGCATTTGCACTGAGTGATGCTCTGCggcttctcctctggtgataacatcccagtaaccatggcgatggatgttcaaaacatcagcagctttatttctattgcagccaccaaacta is part of the Plectropomus leopardus isolate mb unplaced genomic scaffold, YSFRI_Pleo_2.0 unplaced_scaffold27561, whole genome shotgun sequence genome and encodes:
- the LOC121937827 gene encoding cysteine/serine-rich nuclear protein 1-like, whose amino-acid sequence is FPAVVYTQVDRFNFPCGCTKDGCGNTQGRIEFNARRVQTHYIHTVMKLELERRLHDKTLNGEDRTGLPEDLEEYVDQDEVHPVQSPQDKSCPFSFSMEEDGLPLTMPATPSFHFERLLVEENSCSSDMTESSCSSSDSDAGGRFNGSPNLPDVALGICENNNFSMCSQMKHVEPLKQHTYSSPADTLGPLTADTFTDNMSRTSLTDYLDENANQATDFLHDDSLEGYPKTPSPTVDYFSGRYMDLSLSSDSDLEFFDSDYTSGPLHSSFKVHRQTDSFCHLQLFRSVSLPQYESSTYLLESLIGLTEPSSEHAVAAGGDTRFS